The Fulvia fulva chromosome 13, complete sequence genome window below encodes:
- a CDS encoding 40S ribosomal protein S27 — protein sequence MVLAQDLLNPSPQAEARKHKLKTLVPGPRSFFMDVKCPGCFTITTVYSHAQTVVACAGCSQVLCQPTGGKARLTEGCSFRRK from the exons ATG GTCTTGGCTCAGGATCTCCTCAACCCAAGCCCACAGGCTGAGGCGCGCAAGCACAAGCTGAAG ACTCTCGTCCCAGGCCCACGCTCTTTCTTTATGGACGTCAAGTGCCCCGGCTGCTTCACAATCACCACCGTCTACTCGCACGCACAGACCGTCGTCGCCTGCGCCGGCTGCTCACAGGTGCTCTGCCAGCCAACCGGTGGCAAGGCCCGTCTTACCGAGGGCTGCTCTTTCCGGAGAAAGTAA
- a CDS encoding Ubiquitin thioesterase OTUB1, whose product MMNHRQPVATASSYYHHHAAGHHHHPAAASFPPHSQHYHETAHGPLVYRPLQLPLAAPSPPVPVPVQQQQHHQQSQHHHLPQHSVEQPAQLPLAAVGAGPYQHPTFRHHSVATLSHRTRAQTRQHQRSAMADYQGHHQATDEELAQMQELSAKYEPEVTGPLVGQRQPSTAITTEYASADPIYQAKTTTLPQKYSHYRTVRGDGKCGWRAVAFGYFEALIHNGDTNTIMFEMGRLESMKNVIVTAGFDPMLVEEFADEFRDLLRSINETMQQGGNAIEVVENAFNDDMQQNYIITHLRTATSAWMKTRDEYAPWLLGQTVEEYCKLQIEPIGAEIDHVGLVALKDALLSPAGISLEVMYLDRSEGSEVTMHRFDPVNHGGYTIGSVRLLYRPGHYDLLYKPEDLPAPPPPPPAPVPTYLQFATQAYEPVQDLGVSEWMTSIPGMSYANMSQGSSWSSSNFGSGADFFSTPAPVPSCAPAVPTPPAPAPQPHVQSQPMYVSASTPTQMVTPPTQMSHELAIRTTVPQHTLGHPDFQHQLSGGPFRPSAWQLEENFVQASSMPFQTSIFRNSHFNTAHFLNPEFQPEQWDPDDEYAVVASSTKAPRHKNSG is encoded by the exons ATGATGAACCATCGACAACCAGTCGCTACTGCGTCGAGCTACTACCATCACCACGCCGCCGGCCATCACCACCATCCCGCTGCAGCCTCCTTTCCCCCGCACTCCCAGCACTACCATGAGACAGCACATGGTCCGCTGGTGTACCGGCCGTTGCAGCTGCCTCTCGCCGCTCCGAGCCCGCCTGTGCCTGTGCCTGTCCAGCAACAGCAACACCATCAGCAGTCGCAGCACCATCACCTCCCCCAACATTCCGTAGAGCAGCCAGCACAGCTTCCTCTAGCGGCCGTCGGCGCGGGCCCGTACCAGCACCCAACCTTCCGCCACCACTCAGTAGCGACGCTCTCGCACCGCACCCGTGCTCAGACCCGCCAGCATCAGCGATCCGCCATGGCCGACTACCAGGGTCACCACCAAGCCACTGATGAGGAGCTTGCGCAGATGCAAGAACTCAGCGCCAAGTACGAACCGGAAGTCACT GGGCCGCTTGTTGGTCAACGCCAACCGAGCACAGCCATTACCACCGAGTACGCTTCGGCAGACCCCATCTACCAGGCGAAGACCACT ACACTCCCGCAGAAGTATTCGCACTATCGGACTGTGCGTGGAGATGGCAAATGTGGCTGGCGAG CTGTGGCCTTTGGCTACTTCGAAGCTCTCATCCACAATGGCGACACCAACACGATCATGTTCGAGATGGGTCGTCTTGAGTCAATGAAGAATGTGATCGTCACGGCTGGCTTCGACCCCATGCTGGTCGAAGAGTTCGCGGATGAGTTCCGGGACTTGTTGCGCAGCATCAATGAAACGATGCAGCAAGGCGGCAACGCCATCGAAGTTGTGGAGAACGCTTTCAACGATGACATGCAGCAGAACTACATCATCACTCATCTCAGG ACTGCCACTTCTGCTTGGATGAAGACGCGCGACGAGTATGCGCCATGGCTACTTGGCCAAACTGTTGAAGAGTACTGCAAGCTGCAGATTGAGCCTATTGGCGCAGAGATCGATCATGTCGGACTCGTTGCGCTCAAGGACGCTCTGCTATCCCCAGCCGGCATCTCGCTTGAGGTCATGTACCTTGACCGTAGTGAAGGTAGTGAGGTCACGATGCATCGCTTCGACCCTGTCAACCATGGAGGCTACACTATCGGCAGTGTGAGACTTCTCTACAGACC TGGTCACTATGATCTGCTCTACAAGCCAGAGGACCTGCCAGCCCCACCGCCACCGCCACCTGCTCCGGTGCCAACGTACTTGCAGTTCGCAACTCAAGCCTATGAGCCAGTGCAAGACCTTGGTGTATCGGAGTGGATGACCTCGATACCTGGCATGTCGTATGCGAACATGTCGCAAGGCAGCAGCTGGTCATCTTCCAACTTCGGCTCAGGTGCAGACTTCTTCAGCACGCCAGCACCGGTTCCATCTTGTGCACCGGCAGTGCCCACCCCTCCTGCACCAGCCCCTCAGCCGCATGTCCAGTCGCAGCCTATGTATGTGTCCGCGAGCACACCAACCCAAATGGTAACACCACCGACACAGATGTCGCATGAGCTGGCGATACGAACCACTGTTCCTCAGCATACGCTAGGTCATCCGGACTTCCAGCATCAGCTCAGTGGCGGTCCATTCAGACCATCAGCTTGGCAGCTCGAGGAAAACTTTGTGCAGGCGTCGTCGATGCCGTTCCAGACGTCGATCTTCCGAAA CTCCCACTTCAACACGGCCCACTTCCTCAACCCGGAATTCCAGCCCGAACAGTGGGATCCCGATGACGAGTACGCCGTGGTAGCGAGCAGCACCAAAGCTCCGCGACACAAGAACAGCGGCTGA
- a CDS encoding COP9 signalosome complex subunit 2, which produces MSDDDDFMQASDDENYDFEYEDDDDQEEGGDVDVENKYYNAKQMKTDNPEEAIDEFLGVPALEPEKGDWGFKGLKQAIKLEFKLGRYDKAVEHYTELLTYVKSAVTRNYSEKSINNMLDFIEKNAEDQAANQCMEHFYSKTLESFQATNNERLWLSTNTKLARLWLTQKDYARLTDKVRELHQACQREDGTDDPSKGTYSMEAYALEIQMYSETRNNKRLKGLYQRALRVRSAVPHPKIMGVIRECGGKMHMSEENWKDAQSDFFESFRNYDEAGSLQRIQVLKYLVLTTMLMGSDINPFDSQETKPYKNDPRIAAMTELVDAYQRDDIHQYETVLQKNKDLLADPFIAENIDEVTRNMRTKAVVKLVAPYTRFRLDFIAKRLSISIPEVQDIVGFLIMDKKLRGKINQDAGTVEIESRADLDRMHAVADWTAAIRSLASFVLNEGDGFKGEDGVMGTQGPPPIASAPDLLEGMPSSRASHAAGKRKPNRAPGK; this is translated from the exons ATGTCGGACGATGATGACTTCATGCAAGCATCCGACGATGAGAA CTACGACTTCGAGTACGAGGACGACGATGACCAGGAAGAAGGCGGCGATGTGGATGTGGAGAACAAATACTACAATGCAAAGCAGATGAAGACCGACAACCCAGAAGAGGCGATTGATGAGTTCTTGGGTGTGCCAGCATTAGAACCAGAGAAGGGCGACTGGGGATTCAAGGGACTCAAGCAGGCCATCAAGCTCGAGTTCAAGCTGGGCAGATATGACAAG GCAGTCGAGCACTACACCGAGCTACTGACATATGTCAAATCGGCGGTAACTCGTAACTACTCCGAAAAGTCGATCAACAACATGCTCGACTTTATCGAGAAGAACGCAGAAGACCAGGCAGCCAACCAGTGCATGGAGCACTTCTACTCCAAGACCCTCGAATCGTTCCAAGCGACCAACAACGAGCGGTTATGGCTGTCCACCAACACCAAGCTCGCGCGACTCTGGCTTACACAGAAGGACTACGCTCGTCTTACAGACAAAGTGCGAGAATTACATCAGGCATGCCAGCGCGAGGACGGCACCGACGATCCCAGCAAAGGCACGTACTCGATGGAGGCCTACGCTCTCGAGATACAAATGTATTCGGAGACGAGGAACAACAAGCGCTTGAAG GGCTTGTATCAGCGCGCGCTTAGAGTTCGGTCGGCGGTACCACATCCCAAGATCATGGGCGTGATTCGTGAGTGTGGTGGCAAGATGCACATGAGCGAAG AGAACTGGAAGGACGCACAGAGCGACTTCTTCGAGTCCTTCCGGAACTACGACGAAGCAGGCTCGTTGCAGCGCATCCAGGTGCTAAAGTACCTTGTCCTGACGACCATGCTCATGGGATCGGACATCAACCCGTTCGATTCTCAGGAGACCAAGCCATACAAGAACGATCCTCGTATCGCGGCTATGACGGAATTGGTCGATGCATACCAGCGGGACGACATCCATCAATATGAGACAGtcctccagaagaacaagGACCTCCTTGCTGATCCCTTCATTGCGGAGAATATCGACGAAGTCACCCGCAATATGCGTACCAAGGCCGTCGTCAAGCTCGTCGCACCATACACGCGCTTCCGCCTAGACTTTATCGCAAAGCGGCTGAGCATCTCGATACCCGAGGTTCAGGACATCGTGGGCTTCTTGATCATGGACAAGAAACTGCGTGGCAAGATTAACCAGGACGCCGGAACCGTCGAGATCGAGAGTCGTGCAGATCTGGATCGCATGCACGCGGTGGCGGATTGGACAGCGGCAATTCGCTCGCTGGCATCGTTTGTGCTCAACGAAGGTGATGGTTTCAAGGGCGAGGACGGCGTGATGGGAACACAAGGCCCACCACCCATTGCCTCTGCACCGGACCTCCTCGAGGGCATGCCTTCGTCACGGGCCTCGCACGCTGCTGGGAAGCGGAAGCCGAACCGAGCACCAGGGAAATGA
- a CDS encoding Pre-mRNA-splicing factor cwc25, whose product MGGDLNLKKSWHPALMVNQRKVYNEELKALEERKKTDQVLKERAEERAIQELERLQEAAGGKKRTDRVDWMYNGPGSGGLGAGGGVSEEMEGYLLGKRKLDGLVKRNEGEALKKDAPQDGFMALNSNANSARDVASKVSNDPMLAIKKQEQAAYEAMMSDPAKRRMLMATAGKEVEEDEKKDSHRKHRHSHRHRSHRHRDDDDDGHRRKRRRHSDDRDDERRSHRHRFHRHRRRSPSESRSRSRSRTPPRRDARDRDERRSKSDRQRDRSASRSRSPRRRRDEDDRRERRRSYPSPKRSGSSDSRSRSPYKPRRDDRRRSSPPRSKRDNPYRSPPEDSTKKDDTAEEAERARKLAAMQTNASDLEADRKARLTALEQQEAEQREEDDRKRSEKGKFIGSVRKEAENVDLGRRLGGDRPKGAMRDD is encoded by the coding sequence ATGGGTGGCGATCTCAACTTGAAGAAGTCATGGCACCCAGCGCTTATGGTCAACCAGCGCAAGGTGTACAACGAAGAACTCAAGGCACTCGAAGAGCGCAAGAAGACCGACCAAGTACTCAAGGAGCGAGCTGAAGAACGCGCGATCCAGGAACTTGAGCGACTGCAGGAAGCCGCTGGCGGCAAGAAACGTACCGATCGCGTGGACTGGATGTACAATGGACCAGGATCTGGCGGATTGGGCGCTGGAGGTGGTGTGAGCGAGGAAATGGAAGGCTATCTGTTGGGAAAGAGAAAGCTGGACGGACTGGTGAAGAGGAATGAAGGCGAAGCCTTGAAGAAAGATGCGCCTCAGGATGGATTCATGGCCTTGAACAGCAATGCGAACAGTGCCCGAGATGTCGCGAGTAAGGTCAGCAACGACCCTATGCTTGCGATCAAGAAGCAGGAACAGGCTGCATATGAGGCTATGATGAGCGATCCGGCAAAGCGACGCATGCTCATGGCAACTGCGGGCAAGGAAGTGGAAGAGGATGAGAAGAAAGACAGCCACAGGAAACACAGGCACAGCCACCGGCACCGATCGCACAGGCACCGAGACGATGACGATGATGGGCACAGGAGAAAGCGACGAAGGCACAGCGATGATCGGGACGATGAGAGGCGGTCACATCGACACAGATTCCACAGACACCGCAGACGGTCGCCCTCAGAATCCAGGTCAAGATCTCGGTCGCGAACTCCGCCACGAAGAGACGCTCGTGACAGAGATGAGCGGCGCTCCAAGTCCGACCGACAACGAGATCGCAGTGCCTCTAGATCCCGCTCACCCCGACGAAGGCGTGACGAGGATGATCGCAGGGAGCGCAGAAGATCATACCCATCGCCGAAGCGCTCTGGCTCGTCTGACTCCCGTTCTCGGTCACCTTACAAGCCACGCCGAGACGATCGAAGGCGATCTTCTCCACCTCGCAGCAAGAGGGACAATCCTTACCGATCGCCGCCAGAGGACAGCACGAAGAAGGATGACACTGCTGAAGAAGCAGAACGCGCGAGAAAGTTAGCAGCCATGCAGACAAATGCGTCCGACCTGGAAGCTGATCGCAAGGCTCGCTTGACTGCCCTTGAGCAGCAGGAAGCTGAGCAGCGTGAGGAAGATGACAGGAAACGGTCAGAGAAGGGCAAATTCATCGGCAGTGTGAGGAAGGAGGCTGAGAATGTCGATCTTGGCCGGAGGCTGGGAGGAGATAGGCCGAAAGGTGCAATGCGTGATGATTGA
- a CDS encoding GTP-binding protein RHO3 gives MPALCGGTKTVQRKLVLLGDGACGKTSLLNVFTRGYFPTVYEPTVFENYVHDIFIDNVHVELSLWDTAGQEEFDRLRSLSYDDTHAIMLCFSVDSPDSLENVESKWVGEIAENCPGVKLVLVALKCDLREQGQDEDDGVANEPKRNMIDYKQGLAIAERIKALRYLECSAMKNRGVNEAFTEAARVALQVKNVKGDKSSDGCGCNVM, from the exons ATGCCGGCTCTCTGTGGCGGGACGAAGACGGTGCAGCGCAAGCTGGTATTGCT AGGCGACGGTGCATGCGGAAAGACATCACTACTGAATGTCTTCACGCGAGGATACTTCCCAACAGTATA CGAACCGACAGTATTCGAGAACTACGTCCACGATATCTTCATCGATAACGTCCATGTCGAACTATCGCTATGGGACACAGCTGGACAAGAAGAATTCGACCGACTGCGATCGCTCTCCTACGATGACACACACGCCATCATGCTCTGCTTCAGCGTCGATTCGCCCGACTCGCTCGAGAACGTGGAAAGCAAATGGGTCGGCGAGATTGCAGAGAACTGCCCGGGGGTGAAGCTGGTGCTCGTGGCGCTAAAGTGCGATCTGAGAGAACAAGGACAGGATGAGGACGACGGAGTAGCGAATGAGCCGAAACGGAACATGATCGATTACAAGCAGGGTCTGGcgatagcggagaggatcAAGGCGTTGAGATATCTGG AATGCTCCGCCATGAAAAACCGCGGCGTCAACGAAGCCTTCACCGAAGCCGCACGCGTGGCATTACAAGTCAAGAACGTCAAAGGCGACAAATCCAGCGATGGCTGCGGCTGCAATGTCATGTAA
- a CDS encoding 4-formylbenzenesulfonate dehydrogenase → MQVGQAWCYSRLPQFQESKASKRGELEELHDQRLHTSLVRSRAPRVPWRQIICTKSIMPERHGTLHGKVAIVTGGSMGLGEGTVFDINKDLGQKLVQTLLEKSVSFFKGDVTNENPWTAALKHVLDTFDQLDIVVNNAGVVHRSAPSYEVPQSEPKAKGHGVFVNVSSISAPRSRPNLVWYAGSKGAVSAITKGLAAEFAPAGVRCNAICPVVAETGMVSSVLGGTDTPEGRQRLLAAIPMGRIGEPKEIGNAAAFLASEESSFITGIEFPGV, encoded by the exons ATGCAGGTGGGCCAAGCATGGTGCTATTCCCGGCTGCCGCAGTTTCAGGAGAGCAAAGCAAGCAAGCGGGGTGAGCTCGAGGAGCTTCATGATCAACGG TTACATACCTCGCTCGTGAGGAGTAGAGCGCCTCGTGTGCCTTGG CGCCAGATCATCTGCACCAAATCAATCATGCCCGAACGTCATGGGACACTCCACGGCAAAGTGGCGATCGTGACTGGCGGGAGCATGGGTCTTGGTGAAGGTACTGTCTTCGATATCAACAAGGACCTTGGCCAGAAGCTCGTTCAAACCCTTCTAGAGAAATCCGTATCTTTCTTCAAAGGCGACGTCACAAACGAGAACCCATGGACCGCCGCCCTCAAGCACGTCCTCGACACCTTCGACCAGCTTGACATCGTCGTCAACAACGCCGGGGTCGTGCATCGCAGTGCT CCCAGCTACGAAGTCCCCCAATCTGA ACCCAAGGCCAAAGGCCACGGGGTATTCGTCAATGTCTCTTCGATTTCTGCGCCGAGGTCGAGGCCGAATTTGGTGTGGTATGCGGGGAGTAAGGGGGCTGTTAGTGCTATCACGAAAGGACTCGCGGCCGAGTTTGCGCCTGCGGGCGTGAGGTGTAATGCGATTTGTCCTGTGGTCGCAGAGACGGGGATGGTGAGTAGTGTGTTGGGTGGGACTGATACGCCTGAGGGAAG ACAGAGGCTGCTTGCTGCGATTCCTATGGGCAGGATTGGGGAGCCGAAGGAAATTGGGAATGCTGCGGCTTTTCTGGCGAGTGAGGAGAGTAGTTTTATCACGGGGATTGAGTTTCCG GGTGTGTAG